In Beggiatoa leptomitoformis, the genomic window TGAAGTTTATCATCCCACTACTTTTTAAATTAGGATTCAATGAAACAGACCGTTACGACGACATGGCAATTAATGCCGCGACTGGCTCTAAGCCAACCGTGTTGCATATTGACTTCGCACTATTTAATAGCGAATTGGAAAGCCTAAAAAATCAGGTTTTACTCACAGTTGAAGCAAAACGAGAAAATAGATTAACTACGCAAAAAGAAATTATTCAAGCACGTAACCAAGCCAAAAGTTACGCATTATGGACAGGTTGCTCATTCTGCCTAATTACGGACGGCAACATCATAGAAGTGTTTTCTCTACCCCGTACCCACTTAGAAAAAGAAACGATTTTGTTCAATTGTTCCAGAATAGAATTAGCAAGCAAATTCTCAGAACTCTATAAAATCATTTCTAAATCAGTCTTAACCCAATTTTATACAAGCCAATTCGGCACAGTTGAAGAAATTACTTAAGCATGAAACCAGTAATGACAATATCATTACTGGTTTTTCTTGACTTACTTAAGGCACAAAGTTAGTAAAAATCAACTCACTAACCGCTTGCGTCTTACCACTAAGGCTATAACTGGTTGCTACTTCTCTAAGGTGGAAATTGGCAAAAATACAACGGATTTCAGGGCGGTCATTAATAGAAATAATAACCTTACCTTTTACCCCTTCTAATAATCCAGCCAATACAGAAAAATCTTCTTTGCCAAATATTCCCTTCCCGTAATAGGTCTCGCAGTCATAATACGGTGGGTCAACGTAAAACACTGTCTCGCTGGTATCGTATAAAGAGATAAAATCTTGATAGGTTTTGTTCTCCACACAAACACGCGCCAAGCGACGACTGACTTGCAATAGGTTCTTGCGGAGAGTGAATTGATTAAACCGACTAGGGTCGGTTCTGTAGGCGGGAAAGGTTGGTTTTACCATGCGCCCGCCGTATCCTGTTTTGTTCAGGTAGTAATAGCGGATTGCACGTTGCACATCGGTCAAGTGTTCAATATTTTGATTTAACAATCTATTGAATTCATCACGGGAAATCATCACCCCGCGCAATTGGCGGATAAATTCTGTATAGTGGAATTTAATAACGCGGTAGGTTCTGATTAAATCGCCATTAATATCATTAATGACTTCATTTTTAGACGGGTCTTTGCGGAACATGACCCAACCTGCACCGCCAAAGACTTCGGCGTAAGTGTTATGCGGTGGAATGAGTTTAACGATTTCCTCAGCCAGTCGGGATTTACCCCCAACATAACTTAAAAAACTGTTCATATACATCCTTGTATGTGGCGTTACATCCTTGTAACAAGTTACATTATAACATGGATATATAACATTGCTTTTAGTGAATTCGAGTTAGCAAACACC contains:
- a CDS encoding DNA adenine methylase, which gives rise to MNSFLSYVGGKSRLAEEIVKLIPPHNTYAEVFGGAGWVMFRKDPSKNEVINDINGDLIRTYRVIKFHYTEFIRQLRGVMISRDEFNRLLNQNIEHLTDVQRAIRYYYLNKTGYGGRMVKPTFPAYRTDPSRFNQFTLRKNLLQVSRRLARVCVENKTYQDFISLYDTSETVFYVDPPYYDCETYYGKGIFGKEDFSVLAGLLEGVKGKVIISINDRPEIRCIFANFHLREVATSYSLSGKTQAVSELIFTNFVP
- a CDS encoding type I restriction enzyme HsdR N-terminal domain-containing protein, with the translated sequence MADDNEIIEQLKSTLDVKPKRMKVKTLIKKFGFVRRTEENMLRLTELFRDHEILVNPTIMKLGDTWRLDLEDWIYLSLDTPQPQLPESTAEMQVIEWDGNQWLDLENLADKQLRTEKEVEMKFIIPLLFKLGFNETDRYDDMAINAATGSKPTVLHIDFALFNSELESLKNQVLLTVEAKRENRLTTQKEIIQARNQAKSYALWTGCSFCLITDGNIIEVFSLPRTHLEKETILFNCSRIELASKFSELYKIISKSVLTQFYTSQFGTVEEIT